The proteins below come from a single Parazoarcus communis genomic window:
- a CDS encoding fumarate hydratase — protein sequence MKVDLNTVEEVSKELYIRALKLLPPDIKDGFTQLAATETGATAKSVLATIMTNIEVAENTNNMLCQDTGVPIYNVTIGDGVEVSGHALMQAIRRGCERATREHPLRSSVVHPLTRKNNHSSCGIEVPVIHIDYSDTPDELTIKMVPKGSGSENNSFLKMAIPAEGIDAIKTFVIDCVINAGGKTCPPTIVGVGLGGTSDLCVALAKRASTRQLGTVCADPEGAKLEAELSAAINRLGVGPQGLGGDSTAFAVHIELAHTHITMNPIAVNMQCHSARRAKATLSPAGVTYGF from the coding sequence ATGAAAGTTGATTTGAACACCGTTGAAGAGGTCTCGAAAGAGCTCTACATCCGGGCACTGAAGCTGCTGCCTCCCGATATCAAGGACGGATTCACCCAGCTCGCCGCGACTGAAACCGGTGCGACGGCCAAGAGCGTACTCGCGACCATCATGACCAATATCGAGGTCGCCGAGAACACCAACAACATGCTGTGCCAGGACACCGGCGTGCCGATCTACAACGTGACGATCGGCGACGGCGTCGAGGTCAGCGGTCATGCGTTGATGCAGGCCATTCGCCGGGGCTGCGAACGTGCAACCCGCGAGCACCCGCTGCGCTCCTCAGTCGTGCATCCGCTGACGCGAAAGAACAATCACTCCTCGTGCGGCATCGAGGTGCCGGTGATTCACATCGACTACTCGGACACGCCGGATGAGCTGACCATCAAGATGGTGCCAAAGGGCAGTGGTTCGGAGAACAACTCCTTCCTGAAGATGGCCATCCCCGCCGAGGGCATCGATGCGATCAAGACCTTCGTCATCGACTGCGTGATCAATGCGGGCGGCAAGACCTGCCCGCCGACCATTGTCGGCGTTGGCCTCGGTGGCACCTCGGATCTGTGCGTCGCGCTCGCCAAGCGGGCCTCGACGCGCCAGCTTGGCACTGTCTGCGCAGACCCCGAAGGCGCGAAGCTGGAGGCCGAGCTGTCGGCGGCAATCAACCGCCTCGGCGTCGGCCCGCAGGGGCTCGGCGGCGACTCGACGGCGTTTGCCGTGCATATCGAGCTCGCGCATACGCACATCACGATGAACCCGATCGCGGTAAACATGCAGTGCCATTCGGCGCGCCGCGCAAAGGCCACCCTCTCGCCGGCAGGCGTCACTTACGGATTCTGA
- a CDS encoding succinate dehydrogenase/fumarate reductase iron-sulfur subunit: protein MTKTLAVSVWRGKEEGDFVTYEVPRRDNQTVLDVITHIQRNVDHTLSYRFACRVGMCGSCAMTVNGKAMWTCRTHVSQVADNGKLELAPLSNLPVVKDLVTDMRDFFDKWARGMGQFKGSRTRNDDFEKVQPDSKARKAADAGIECIGCGVCYGSCDVVSWRPDYLGPAALNRAWTLVNDQRDVQSAQRLSVVAGDAGCHSCHTQGTCTERCPKQLAPTASIAGLKRLLMTSSAGGK from the coding sequence ATGACGAAAACTCTTGCGGTAAGCGTGTGGCGGGGTAAGGAGGAGGGCGACTTCGTTACCTATGAAGTGCCGCGCCGCGACAATCAGACTGTGCTTGACGTGATTACCCACATTCAACGCAATGTGGATCACACCCTGTCGTACCGCTTCGCGTGCCGCGTGGGGATGTGTGGCTCGTGCGCGATGACGGTCAATGGAAAGGCAATGTGGACCTGCCGCACCCATGTGTCGCAGGTCGCCGACAACGGCAAGCTCGAACTCGCGCCCTTGTCGAACCTGCCGGTCGTCAAGGATCTGGTGACCGACATGCGCGACTTTTTCGACAAGTGGGCGCGCGGCATGGGGCAGTTCAAGGGTAGCCGGACGCGCAACGACGATTTCGAAAAGGTCCAGCCCGACTCGAAAGCCAGAAAGGCCGCTGATGCCGGCATCGAGTGCATTGGCTGTGGTGTCTGTTACGGCTCCTGCGATGTGGTGAGCTGGCGCCCTGACTATCTGGGCCCTGCGGCGCTGAATCGCGCATGGACCCTCGTCAATGACCAGCGTGACGTGCAGTCGGCGCAGCGCCTGAGCGTCGTTGCGGGTGATGCGGGTTGTCACTCCTGCCATACGCAGGGCACATGCACCGAGCGCTGCCCGAAGCAGCTGGCCCCGACCGCAAGCATCGCAGGCCTGAAGCGCCTGCTGATGACGTCCAGTGCCGGAGGTAAGTGA
- a CDS encoding NAD-dependent succinate-semialdehyde dehydrogenase yields the protein MTLALENPQLQRSAHYIDGKWLSDCDRVLDVTNPADGSLVAQVPDGRATDARAAADAAHAAFATWCEVPAKERAQCLKRWNDLVVAHKTDLGRILSREQGKPLAEAIAEVMYAASYIEWFAEEATRANGDVIPAPVPGRRMLALREPVGVVAAVAPWNFPAAMIARKIAPALAAGCTVVCKPAEDAPLSALALVGLAAEAGFPAGVLNIVTASRDRTPEVVDAWLDDPRVRKISFTGSTAVGKHLARRSADTLKKVSLELGGNAPFIVFEDADLDAAVQGLMVSKFRNGGQTCVSPNRVFVHASVHDAFMSRLRARIEALKVGPAAQADSQIGPMINERAVAKIEAHVADALAKGARLVSGGRRLTELGPQFYAPTLLTDADATMACACEETFGPVVAVTRFSDEADVIALANDTSYGLAAYFYTNDAKRIWRVTKALETGIVGVNEGGVASEAGPFGGVKESGYGREGSVHGLADYQHIKYVCEGGLG from the coding sequence ATGACGCTGGCCCTCGAGAATCCGCAGCTGCAACGCAGCGCCCATTACATTGACGGAAAGTGGTTGTCCGACTGCGACCGTGTGCTCGACGTCACCAATCCGGCCGACGGGAGCCTGGTCGCGCAAGTGCCCGACGGGCGGGCCACGGATGCGCGCGCCGCGGCGGATGCTGCGCATGCGGCCTTTGCCACGTGGTGCGAGGTACCGGCGAAGGAACGTGCGCAATGCCTGAAGCGCTGGAACGATCTCGTCGTCGCTCACAAGACCGACCTCGGCCGCATTCTGTCGCGTGAGCAGGGCAAGCCGCTGGCCGAGGCAATCGCCGAAGTCATGTACGCGGCCAGCTACATCGAGTGGTTTGCCGAAGAAGCCACGCGCGCCAACGGCGATGTCATTCCCGCTCCGGTCCCGGGGCGGCGCATGCTGGCGCTGCGGGAACCGGTCGGCGTCGTCGCCGCGGTGGCCCCGTGGAACTTTCCGGCGGCGATGATCGCGCGCAAGATCGCGCCGGCGCTGGCCGCGGGCTGCACTGTGGTGTGCAAGCCGGCGGAGGACGCACCCCTGAGCGCGCTGGCCCTGGTCGGGCTCGCTGCAGAAGCAGGCTTCCCGGCGGGTGTGCTGAACATCGTCACCGCGTCGCGCGATCGCACCCCCGAGGTCGTGGACGCCTGGCTCGACGATCCGCGTGTGCGCAAGATCAGCTTCACGGGCTCCACCGCCGTCGGCAAGCATCTGGCGCGCCGCTCGGCCGATACGCTCAAGAAGGTCTCGCTCGAGCTCGGCGGCAACGCCCCCTTCATCGTCTTCGAGGATGCGGATCTGGATGCGGCAGTCCAGGGCCTGATGGTTTCCAAGTTCCGCAATGGCGGTCAGACCTGCGTCTCCCCGAACCGGGTCTTCGTCCATGCGTCGGTGCACGACGCGTTCATGAGCCGGCTTCGCGCGCGCATCGAGGCCTTGAAGGTCGGCCCGGCTGCGCAGGCAGATTCCCAGATCGGCCCGATGATCAATGAACGTGCAGTGGCCAAGATCGAGGCCCATGTGGCCGACGCCCTGGCCAAGGGCGCACGCCTGGTGAGCGGCGGACGTCGCCTCACGGAACTTGGGCCGCAGTTCTACGCCCCCACGCTGCTCACCGACGCGGACGCAACGATGGCCTGCGCATGCGAAGAGACCTTCGGCCCGGTGGTGGCGGTGACACGATTCAGCGACGAAGCAGACGTGATCGCACTCGCCAACGACACCTCCTACGGCCTCGCGGCCTACTTCTACACCAACGACGCGAAGCGGATCTGGCGCGTGACCAAGGCGCTGGAGACGGGCATCGTCGGCGTCAACGAGGGTGGGGTGGCCTCAGAGGCCGGACCCTTCGGTGGCGTCAAGGAGTCCGGTTATGGCCGCGAGGGCTCGGTGCATGGTCTTGCCGACTACCAGCACATCAAGTACGTCTGCGAGGGCGGACTGGGCTGA
- a CDS encoding TRAP transporter small permease encodes MSYLMALLRWLDRNTERTLILIAYSSMALIIVYAVFERYVFSTQIPWSTSIPIYLFLWVAWVGCAYNVKKRTHLVFNDFRLRMPYGMQFAMMWLDTILWIGFGSIVAWFTIEQTQLAYDNFSIVQGTDNVMQWWFYLATPVGWILLMFRALQNLYEDIGRFRRREPFMVDIQTIGGD; translated from the coding sequence ATGTCCTACCTGATGGCGCTACTTCGGTGGCTTGACCGCAACACCGAACGCACACTCATCCTGATCGCATACTCCAGCATGGCCCTGATCATCGTGTATGCGGTCTTCGAACGCTATGTCTTCAGTACCCAGATTCCATGGAGCACCTCGATCCCCATTTACCTTTTCCTGTGGGTGGCGTGGGTCGGCTGTGCGTACAACGTCAAGAAGCGCACGCACCTGGTGTTCAACGACTTTCGCCTGCGCATGCCTTACGGCATGCAGTTCGCCATGATGTGGCTCGACACCATCCTGTGGATCGGCTTCGGCTCCATCGTTGCCTGGTTCACCATCGAACAGACTCAGCTCGCCTATGACAACTTCTCCATCGTGCAGGGCACGGACAACGTCATGCAATGGTGGTTCTATCTCGCGACGCCGGTTGGCTGGATCCTGCTGATGTTTCGCGCCTTGCAGAATCTGTACGAAGACATCGGACGCTTCCGCCGGCGTGAACCCTTCATGGTTGATATTCAGACCATCGGCGGCGACTGA
- a CDS encoding TRAP transporter large permease → MDNSLLITLVTLGVVGLFLVGVPIFLVIALWVTGVSLVIDFTLANIGVTLFEGLNFFGLLSLPLFILTGDLIASAGIATRLANFAHACLSWMRGGLGLATIGSCGLFAAISGSNSATTATIGGIMHPLLVKDGYDTRFAAATAAAGGTVGIIIPPSIIFIVYGFLMNLSISDLFLAGIMPGMLMVIAMQVVCWWMCRKNGWGSVTPLDMKRVFRTARQAYLGFFAIFIVIFGIYSGIFSPTEAAAITVGFCLVAGLLITREIKWKALPDILLRSGQLTGMLAPMIAVSIVMQQVFGLLGVADTVAAFIAWFGSGDTVVLLVCMAIVMAAGCILESLPVTVIFAPILAPIAVATGVDPVHFSVIFLVGAAIGFITPPFGLNLFVASGVTGIPYSKLVRFAVMYMVGLVIAWLLIAFVPWLSLGLSVN, encoded by the coding sequence ATGGACAACTCATTACTCATTACCCTGGTCACGCTGGGCGTCGTCGGTCTCTTCCTCGTCGGCGTGCCGATCTTCCTGGTCATCGCCTTGTGGGTCACGGGCGTTTCGCTCGTCATCGATTTCACCCTCGCCAATATTGGCGTCACCCTGTTCGAGGGTCTGAACTTCTTCGGCCTGCTGTCGCTACCGCTCTTCATCCTGACGGGCGACCTGATTGCCTCGGCGGGCATTGCAACCCGGCTGGCCAACTTCGCTCACGCATGCCTGAGCTGGATGCGCGGCGGCCTCGGGCTGGCCACAATCGGCTCCTGCGGCCTGTTTGCCGCCATCTCCGGCTCGAACTCGGCAACCACCGCGACCATCGGCGGCATCATGCATCCGCTCCTGGTGAAGGACGGCTACGACACCCGCTTCGCCGCCGCCACGGCCGCTGCCGGGGGTACCGTCGGCATCATCATCCCGCCCTCGATCATTTTCATCGTGTACGGGTTCCTGATGAACCTGTCGATCTCCGACCTGTTTCTTGCCGGCATCATGCCGGGCATGCTGATGGTCATCGCGATGCAGGTGGTGTGCTGGTGGATGTGCAGGAAGAATGGCTGGGGTTCGGTCACGCCGCTCGACATGAAGCGCGTGTTCCGCACGGCACGGCAGGCTTACCTCGGCTTCTTTGCCATCTTCATCGTCATCTTCGGCATCTACTCGGGCATCTTCTCGCCGACCGAAGCCGCAGCGATCACGGTCGGCTTCTGCCTGGTCGCGGGCCTGCTGATTACCCGCGAGATCAAGTGGAAAGCCCTGCCTGACATTCTGCTGCGCTCGGGTCAGCTCACCGGCATGCTGGCGCCGATGATCGCCGTGTCCATCGTCATGCAGCAGGTGTTCGGCCTGCTGGGTGTGGCCGACACCGTGGCGGCCTTCATCGCCTGGTTCGGAAGCGGCGATACGGTGGTGCTGCTGGTGTGCATGGCAATCGTCATGGCCGCAGGCTGCATTCTCGAAAGCCTCCCGGTAACGGTGATCTTCGCCCCCATCCTGGCGCCCATCGCCGTCGCGACGGGTGTCGATCCGGTGCATTTTTCGGTGATCTTCCTCGTCGGCGCCGCCATCGGCTTCATCACCCCGCCATTTGGCCTCAACCTGTTCGTCGCCAGCGGCGTCACCGGTATCCCCTACTCCAAGCTGGTGCGCTTCGCGGTGATGTACATGGTCGGTCTGGTCATCGCGTGGCTGCTCATCGCCTTCGTGCCCTGGCTGTCGCTCGGTCTGAGCGTCAACTGA
- a CDS encoding sulfite exporter TauE/SafE family protein, translating into MTIPYDTILFAALIITSAFAVFGLTGFGSSIVAVPFLAQFFPLHFVVPLMALLEPCVALLFGTRNHRAVSRPEILRMLPFLLCGMAVGSIVLVTVPEQILLFGLGGFVLAYVCWTLLSKPGEQLASAAWAAPSGLVGGMFSAVFGTGGPVYVMYLARRLRDKDTLRATIAIAILLSGLVRLGIFSVSDLYHSEVLWLAAMLIPCALFGLYAGTLLYRRLPARRVVHAVYVVLVVGGLNLIVRAAGM; encoded by the coding sequence ATGACGATCCCCTATGACACGATTCTCTTCGCTGCCCTCATCATCACTTCGGCCTTCGCAGTCTTCGGACTCACGGGGTTCGGGTCATCGATTGTGGCGGTGCCCTTTCTCGCGCAGTTCTTCCCGCTGCACTTCGTGGTGCCGCTCATGGCCTTGCTCGAGCCGTGTGTGGCACTGCTGTTCGGGACTCGAAACCACCGGGCGGTGAGCAGGCCCGAGATTCTGCGCATGCTGCCGTTCCTGCTGTGCGGCATGGCGGTTGGAAGCATCGTGCTTGTGACCGTGCCCGAACAGATCCTTCTGTTTGGGCTGGGCGGCTTCGTGCTTGCCTACGTGTGCTGGACACTGCTGTCGAAGCCAGGCGAGCAGCTGGCTTCCGCCGCCTGGGCCGCACCAAGCGGCCTGGTCGGCGGCATGTTCAGCGCCGTGTTCGGCACCGGCGGGCCGGTCTATGTGATGTATCTGGCGCGTCGGCTGCGCGACAAGGACACTCTTCGTGCCACCATCGCGATCGCCATACTGCTGAGCGGCCTGGTGCGTCTGGGCATTTTTTCAGTGTCGGACCTGTACCACAGTGAAGTGTTGTGGCTGGCTGCAATGCTCATCCCGTGCGCCTTGTTCGGCCTCTACGCCGGGACCTTGCTGTACCGGCGGCTGCCCGCCCGCAGGGTCGTGCATGCAGTCTATGTCGTCCTTGTGGTTGGCGGACTGAACCTGATTGTCCGTGCCGCCGGGATGTGA
- a CDS encoding fumarate hydratase C-terminal domain-containing protein, with product MAHYELETPVSEAQIRKLRVNDTVTLHTTLFGIRDATQIHLFDHGRSTRFDLSGHAVIHTAPNVRKVEPSTEYPAGYAPVCIGTTTSDRMERFTRPLMTQYGVRMIVGKGGMREGSLAAFEELGGVYLAIVGGTAALETTWIEQIEDVDLDDLNPESLWKFRIRNFGPLLVAMDSHGNSLYNVVRSDVERNRASALASLGVQSS from the coding sequence ATGGCCCACTACGAACTCGAAACGCCGGTGAGCGAGGCGCAGATCCGCAAGCTTCGCGTCAACGACACCGTTACCCTGCACACAACCCTTTTCGGCATCCGCGATGCAACGCAGATCCACCTGTTCGATCACGGTCGCAGCACGCGATTCGACCTGTCCGGCCATGCCGTCATCCATACCGCACCGAACGTGCGCAAGGTCGAACCGAGCACGGAATACCCGGCGGGCTACGCGCCGGTGTGTATCGGCACGACGACCTCCGATCGCATGGAGCGCTTTACCCGCCCGCTGATGACGCAATACGGCGTGCGCATGATCGTCGGCAAGGGCGGCATGCGCGAAGGCTCGCTTGCTGCATTTGAGGAACTCGGCGGCGTCTATCTCGCGATCGTCGGCGGCACGGCCGCGCTGGAGACGACCTGGATCGAGCAGATCGAGGATGTAGACCTCGATGATCTGAATCCGGAATCGCTGTGGAAATTCCGCATCCGGAATTTCGGGCCGCTGCTGGTGGCGATGGACAGCCACGGCAACAGCCTCTACAACGTCGTTCGCAGTGACGTCGAGCGCAACCGTGCCAGCGCGCTGGCCAGCCTTGGAGTCCAGTCGTCATGA
- a CDS encoding succinate dehydrogenase: MSQAETKRRQWYVQRISAMVLACCVVAHLAIMIYAVRGGLSGAEILERTQGSWLFGAFYAVFVLGCAAHVPVGVTNIAEEWFGVRGFKSVLIAQLFTWGILILGLRAVWGVIAS; this comes from the coding sequence ATGAGTCAGGCCGAGACAAAAAGACGCCAGTGGTATGTCCAGCGCATCAGCGCGATGGTGCTCGCGTGCTGTGTGGTGGCGCATCTGGCGATCATGATTTACGCGGTGAGAGGCGGTCTGAGCGGCGCCGAGATTCTGGAGCGAACCCAGGGCAGCTGGCTGTTCGGGGCCTTCTACGCGGTGTTCGTCCTTGGCTGCGCCGCCCATGTGCCGGTCGGTGTGACCAACATTGCTGAAGAGTGGTTTGGTGTTCGAGGGTTCAAGTCGGTGTTGATCGCGCAGCTATTCACCTGGGGAATCCTGATCCTCGGCCTGCGCGCCGTATGGGGAGTGATCGCATCATGA
- a CDS encoding L-aspartate oxidase, whose protein sequence is MSIKRVSTDILILGSGGAGLFAALHAHQQAPELSITVAVKGLLGKCGCTRMVQGGYNVALATGDSVERHFMDTIEGSKWLSNQDLAWTLVTKSVERIHELENELGCFFDRNPDGTVHQKAFAGQTFDRTVHKGDLTGIEIINRLAEQVWSRGINRLEEHRAVDLIKTADGKSLAGVLMIDMRSGEFVFVQAKAVLLATGGGPTMYRFHTPSGDKSCDGLAMALRAGLPLRDMEMVQFHPTGLLAGTHTRMTGTVLEEGLRGAGGWLLNGNKERFMVNYDPREERATRDIVSRSIFSEMRAGRKTPNGGAYIQMSHLGPEKVRKQFKGMVDRCADCGFDLAGDLVEVVPTAHYMMGGLVFRPDCTTHLTGLFAAGEDTGGVHGANRLGGNGVANSTVFGGIAGDSMARWVKDNPAERAPDEAAIMRSIAAHEAPLKQPSGDLEAIREALYECMWTDVGILRDAAGLTRAQAKLAELDVELSSAGVGTEDRSFNLTWHDWLNLKSLVSVSKVIAKAALAREDSRGAHFREDFPSTSDLEASSYTVARLVGDEIVLAREAVQFSRVRPGESLLEV, encoded by the coding sequence ATGAGCATCAAGCGAGTTTCCACCGACATCCTGATTCTCGGCTCCGGCGGTGCCGGGCTGTTTGCCGCCTTGCACGCGCATCAGCAGGCGCCGGAGCTGTCGATTACCGTCGCAGTCAAGGGCTTGCTTGGCAAATGCGGCTGCACGCGCATGGTGCAGGGCGGCTACAACGTCGCGCTGGCGACGGGCGACTCCGTCGAGCGTCACTTCATGGACACGATCGAGGGCAGCAAGTGGCTCTCCAATCAGGATCTGGCCTGGACCCTGGTCACGAAGTCGGTCGAGCGCATCCACGAACTCGAGAACGAACTTGGCTGCTTCTTCGACCGCAACCCCGACGGCACGGTGCATCAGAAGGCGTTCGCAGGTCAGACCTTCGACCGCACGGTGCACAAGGGCGACCTGACCGGTATCGAGATCATCAACCGCCTGGCCGAGCAGGTCTGGTCACGCGGGATCAACCGGCTCGAAGAGCACCGGGCAGTCGATCTGATCAAGACGGCCGATGGCAAGTCACTTGCCGGGGTGCTGATGATCGACATGCGCAGCGGCGAGTTCGTGTTCGTTCAGGCGAAAGCGGTGCTGCTTGCAACCGGCGGCGGGCCAACCATGTATCGCTTCCACACGCCGTCTGGCGACAAGAGCTGCGACGGCCTGGCAATGGCGCTGCGCGCAGGGCTGCCGCTGCGGGACATGGAAATGGTGCAGTTCCATCCGACGGGACTGCTCGCCGGCACCCACACCCGGATGACGGGGACCGTCCTCGAAGAGGGCTTGCGCGGCGCCGGCGGCTGGTTGCTCAACGGCAACAAGGAGCGCTTCATGGTGAACTATGACCCACGCGAAGAGCGGGCGACGCGCGACATCGTTTCGCGCTCGATCTTCTCGGAGATGCGCGCGGGCCGCAAAACGCCGAACGGCGGGGCATACATCCAGATGAGCCACCTTGGCCCGGAGAAGGTGCGCAAGCAGTTCAAGGGCATGGTCGATCGCTGTGCAGACTGCGGCTTCGATCTTGCCGGCGATCTCGTCGAGGTGGTGCCGACCGCGCACTACATGATGGGTGGCCTGGTTTTCCGTCCTGACTGTACGACACATCTGACCGGGCTGTTTGCGGCTGGGGAGGATACCGGCGGCGTGCATGGGGCCAATCGCCTCGGCGGCAATGGTGTTGCCAACTCGACGGTATTCGGCGGCATCGCCGGCGACAGCATGGCCCGCTGGGTCAAGGACAACCCTGCGGAGCGCGCTCCGGACGAGGCGGCGATCATGCGCAGCATCGCCGCACATGAGGCGCCGCTCAAGCAGCCCTCAGGTGATCTCGAGGCCATTCGTGAAGCGCTCTACGAATGCATGTGGACCGACGTCGGCATTCTGCGCGACGCTGCAGGGCTTACTCGCGCACAGGCGAAACTTGCCGAACTGGACGTCGAGCTGTCCAGCGCGGGCGTGGGCACCGAGGATCGCAGCTTCAATCTGACCTGGCATGACTGGCTCAATCTCAAGAGTCTGGTTTCCGTCAGCAAGGTCATCGCAAAGGCGGCACTCGCCCGCGAGGACTCGCGCGGTGCGCATTTCAGGGAGGATTTTCCTTCGACCAGCGATCTCGAAGCGTCGTCGTATACCGTCGCGCGCCTGGTCGGTGACGAAATCGTGCTGGCGCGGGAAGCCGTCCAGTTCTCCCGCGTTCGACCGGGGGAGTCCTTGCTTGAGGTCTGA
- a CDS encoding TRAP transporter substrate-binding protein yields the protein MAKDTPIDRRGFFRIAGRYGLTSTVIAASSFAGPLTLSGLARAASQTADARNASTPLYTLKFGAAGFNEENLKIQESGQLWFARELEQRSNGALKIDFIGSNAICNQLDCVKKTQQGIIDLFSASTQNSAGAAPYYNVLDFAYMFPSRAAQHYFLYHPKSEKLFREPMRKRHNIQVLFSHCELRGIMLGKKFADAPLITSVEQLAGTKNRVTGTQLGRIAMQLMNLNPVPISWEETLDGLKQGLIDGAETWMGAAAYANMAPVLSQAVDLKFFCGTDHTAMNNKTFEKLPSNLQDVVMETSFAAQQYTQREQEKALIEVVGAEANPGPDTVFGKNKVRVATLSDAEILKAEKMCSPEYNPKPWEEWRERLSKMSGGQDVYKEIFDIAREIPKNTAVADVQARRWWQTA from the coding sequence ATGGCAAAAGACACACCGATCGATCGCCGTGGATTCTTTCGCATTGCCGGCCGATATGGATTGACGTCCACCGTTATCGCCGCCTCCAGCTTCGCAGGGCCGCTCACACTCAGTGGTCTGGCAAGGGCCGCATCGCAAACGGCCGACGCACGCAACGCCAGCACCCCGCTGTATACACTCAAGTTTGGCGCAGCCGGGTTCAACGAAGAGAACCTGAAGATCCAGGAATCGGGTCAGCTGTGGTTCGCGCGAGAACTCGAACAGCGCAGCAACGGCGCGCTCAAGATCGACTTCATCGGCAGCAACGCCATCTGCAACCAGCTCGACTGCGTGAAGAAAACCCAGCAGGGCATCATCGACCTGTTCTCTGCCAGCACGCAGAACTCGGCTGGCGCCGCACCGTATTACAACGTGCTCGACTTCGCGTACATGTTCCCGTCGCGCGCCGCACAGCACTACTTCCTCTATCACCCGAAGAGCGAAAAGCTGTTCCGCGAGCCGATGCGCAAGCGTCACAACATCCAGGTCCTGTTCAGCCACTGCGAACTGCGCGGCATCATGCTGGGCAAGAAATTCGCCGACGCGCCGCTGATCACCAGCGTGGAGCAGCTCGCCGGCACCAAGAACCGCGTCACCGGCACCCAGCTCGGGCGCATCGCGATGCAGCTGATGAACCTCAACCCGGTGCCGATCTCCTGGGAAGAGACCCTCGACGGCCTCAAGCAAGGCCTGATCGATGGCGCAGAAACCTGGATGGGCGCAGCCGCCTACGCCAACATGGCGCCCGTGCTGTCGCAGGCGGTGGATCTGAAATTCTTCTGCGGTACGGACCACACCGCGATGAACAACAAGACCTTCGAGAAGCTGCCATCGAACCTGCAGGACGTGGTGATGGAAACATCGTTCGCCGCCCAGCAATACACCCAGCGTGAGCAGGAAAAGGCACTGATCGAAGTCGTCGGCGCCGAGGCCAATCCCGGCCCGGACACCGTGTTCGGCAAGAACAAGGTGCGTGTGGCCACGCTCTCCGACGCGGAAATTCTCAAGGCCGAAAAGATGTGCTCGCCCGAGTACAACCCGAAGCCGTGGGAAGAGTGGCGCGAGCGTCTGTCCAAGATGTCGGGTGGCCAGGATGTGTACAAGGAAATCTTCGACATCGCGCGCGAGATCCCGAAGAACACCGCAGTAGCCGACGTCCAGGCCCGCCGCTGGTGGCAGACCGCCTGA
- the sdhC gene encoding succinate dehydrogenase, cytochrome b556 subunit, which translates to MKRTNDSRARNHAAYWAFLMHRVSGLALALFLPVHFWALGQAIKGTAALDGFLQFADQPLFKFAEWGLVVLLSLHMMCGVRLLLIELRPWSGLRKNWITGAVGFSLATGMAFGLALIR; encoded by the coding sequence ATGAAGCGAACGAATGATTCACGCGCGCGCAACCATGCCGCGTACTGGGCTTTCCTGATGCACCGCGTGTCGGGACTGGCGCTGGCGCTGTTCCTGCCCGTGCATTTCTGGGCGCTCGGACAGGCGATCAAAGGGACGGCAGCGCTGGATGGTTTCCTGCAGTTCGCCGATCAGCCCCTGTTCAAGTTCGCGGAGTGGGGGCTGGTCGTGCTCCTGTCCCTGCACATGATGTGCGGCGTGCGGCTGCTGCTGATCGAACTCAGGCCGTGGTCGGGTCTGCGCAAGAACTGGATCACCGGCGCAGTGGGTTTCAGCCTCGCAACGGGTATGGCTTTCGGGCTGGCGTTGATTCGCTAG